GGGTCATGACTATCACCAGCTCGAGAAGCGTGAAACCGCTATCCTTCATCTTCAAAACGGCAGCTCCAGGATACCGAATATCGCGACGAGCATGGAGACTACGATGAAAGCGATGACGAGCCCCATGGTAAGGATGATCGCGGGCTCAAGAAGGCCCATGAACCGTTTGACGGAGTCTTTGAGGCTCTTCTCGTAGGTTGTCGCCA
The nucleotide sequence above comes from Syntrophorhabdus sp.. Encoded proteins:
- a CDS encoding type II secretion system protein GspF translates to ATTYEKSLKDSVKRFMGLLEPAIILTMGLVIAFIVVSMLVAIFGILELPF